A DNA window from Takifugu flavidus isolate HTHZ2018 chromosome 15, ASM371156v2, whole genome shotgun sequence contains the following coding sequences:
- the extl2 gene encoding exostosin-like 2 codes for MRVPGLSLGLRQTKLVWPILLLLLVGAVLTALLPSAEDHGPLVAAVRRASPPQENRARGDGTEEEQRFTIIIQTYNRTDVLLKLLNHYQALPHLHQIIIVWNNVGEQTPLKLWNSLGPHPVPVVFKEQASNLMRNRLQPFPEIVTDAVLMLDDDTLLSVPDVSFAFSVWKQFSEQIVGFVPRKHVLTSGGVYSYGSFELQDPESAGGDRYSMVLIGAAFFHRRYLKLYQDLPQSVHVLVDETQNCDDIAMNFAVAVHLKKTGSVNKPSGIFVKPVDLRNLEKEASSGYQGMWHRPEHLLQRSYCLNRLTKIYGFMPLHFSNLMVSQFGFPTYANHMSRG; via the exons ATGAG GGTCCCTGGACTCAGCCTTGGCCTCAGGCAAACCAAGCTGGTTTGGCCCATTTTGCTGCTCCTTCTGGTTGGTGCCGTCCTGACAGCTCTCTTGCCCAGTGCTGAAGACCACGGACCTCTGGTGGCAGCCGTACGCAGAGCATCACCACCGCAGGAGAACCGTGCACGTGGTGAtggcacagaggaggagcagaggttcaccatcatcatccagacGTACAACCGGACAGACGTTCTACTCAAACTCCTCAACCATTACCAAGCATTGCCTCATCTCCACCAGATCATCATAGTGTGGAACAATGTTGGGGAGCAAACGCCCCTGAAGTTATGGAACTCTCTGGGGCCCCATCCAGTCCCCGTGGTCTTCAAGGAACAGGCCAGCAATCTAATGCGGAACAGGCTGCAACCATTCCCTGAGATTGTTACTGACG CGGTGCTGATGCTTGATGACGACACCCTGCTGAGCGTGCCCGACGTCAGCTTTGCTTTCTCTGTTTGGAAG CAATTTTCAGAGCAGATTGTTGGGTTCGTCCCACGGAAACACGTCTTAACATCAGGGGGAGTGTACAGTTATGGCAGCTTTGAGCTACAGGATCCAGAATCAGCAGGGGGCGACCG ATACTCTATGGTGTTAATCGGCGCCGCCTTTTTCCACCGACGCTACTTGAAGCTTTACCAGGATCTACCTCAGTCTGTGCACGTGTTGGTGGATGAGACGCAGAACTGTGACGACATTGCCATGAATTTTGCTGTAGCTGTGCATTTGAAGAAAACCGGTAGCGTTAATAAACCCTCGGGGATCTTTGTCAAACCAGTAGACCTCCGTAACTTGGAAAAAGAGGCTAGTAGCGGGTACCAGGGCATGTGGCATCGTCCTGAACACCTTCTGCAGAGATCGTATTGCCTGAACAGGCTGACCAAAATCTATGGCTTCATGCCGCTGCACTTCTCCAATCTGATGGTGTCCCAGTTTGGCTTTCCCACGTATGCTAACCACATGAGCAGAGGGTGA